In Dehalococcoidales bacterium, the following proteins share a genomic window:
- a CDS encoding VTC domain-containing protein, protein MERKFFIPPPKSALAYTLLRQVCRADRQYPAGQINTLYFDSPDLDQHNRSESGDFRKDKVRIRWYDRLEDYQGEVPVFLEVKTRRGFASSKKRQGFSVPVQKLETANLGAGIIDRAKLVETLARLGHYPENPLRPVIVISYWRYRFTEMFTGVRVSFDSNIRSTMVARDLGTGERDLPLRGGVIEVKGPSFELPPALRHMKMLDIDWSRFSKYSHSIDAHLLHPGIPGRLWPPGRVVQR, encoded by the coding sequence ATCGAGCGGAAGTTCTTCATTCCGCCACCGAAGAGCGCTTTAGCTTATACTCTGCTCCGCCAGGTCTGCCGCGCGGACAGGCAGTACCCGGCGGGACAGATTAACACCCTGTACTTTGATAGCCCGGACCTCGACCAGCACAACCGGTCAGAGTCCGGCGATTTCCGAAAAGACAAGGTCCGCATTCGCTGGTATGACCGGCTTGAGGACTACCAGGGTGAGGTCCCGGTATTCCTTGAAGTAAAGACCAGGCGGGGTTTTGCCAGCTCTAAAAAACGACAGGGATTCTCAGTACCGGTACAAAAGCTGGAAACGGCAAACCTTGGTGCCGGGATTATCGACCGCGCCAAACTTGTGGAAACACTGGCCCGGCTGGGACACTATCCGGAGAACCCCCTCCGGCCGGTTATCGTGATATCTTACTGGCGTTACCGCTTCACCGAGATGTTTACCGGGGTCCGGGTTTCATTCGATAGTAATATCCGTTCCACCATGGTGGCACGGGACCTGGGTACCGGGGAACGGGACCTTCCCCTGCGCGGTGGAGTCATCGAGGTCAAAGGCCCGTCTTTTGAATTACCTCCGGCTCTGAGGCACATGAAAATGCTTGATATCGACTGGAGTCGATTCTCCAAGTACAGTCACAGCATCGATGCTCACCTTCTACACCCGGGCATTCCGGGACGGCTATGGCCCCCGGGACGGGTTGTCCAGAGATAA